A genomic segment from Rubrobacter tropicus encodes:
- the plsY gene encoding glycerol-3-phosphate 1-O-acyltransferase PlsY, whose product MPRHDGDSARAFRLPPGAVPVGYLVGRAFGVDVRRVGSGNIGTANVLRAAGKWPAILTLAGDMLKGLVPVVLATVLVESEWLHAAVALAAVVGHCWPVFLRFKGGKAVATGAGTSIGLAPLLGLGLFAFWWAVVLLSRYTSLGAISVMVVSPFAFVLTGQPLPYVLYTVVGGALVLWRHRENARALIEGRERKVGQKAEG is encoded by the coding sequence TTGCCCCGCCATGATGGGGATTCTGCTCGTGCTTTTCGGTTACCTCCTGGGGCTGTTCCGGTCGGTTATCTGGTCGGACGCGCTTTCGGCGTGGACGTGCGCCGGGTCGGGAGCGGCAACATCGGGACGGCGAACGTCTTGAGGGCGGCGGGGAAGTGGCCCGCCATCCTGACGCTCGCCGGGGACATGCTGAAAGGGTTGGTTCCGGTGGTCCTGGCGACGGTCCTCGTCGAGAGCGAGTGGCTGCACGCGGCCGTGGCGCTCGCGGCGGTGGTGGGCCACTGCTGGCCGGTCTTTCTGCGCTTCAAGGGCGGGAAAGCGGTCGCGACGGGGGCGGGAACCTCTATCGGGCTCGCGCCTCTCCTCGGGCTCGGGCTCTTCGCGTTCTGGTGGGCCGTGGTGCTGTTGAGCCGCTACACTTCGCTCGGCGCGATCTCGGTCATGGTCGTCAGCCCGTTCGCGTTCGTGTTGACGGGGCAGCCGCTTCCGTACGTGCTCTACACGGTCGTGGGCGGAGCCCTCGTGCTCTGGCGGCACAGGGAGAACGCGCGGGCCCTGATCGAGGGCAGAGAACGCAAGGTCGGACAGAAGGCGGAGGGCTAG
- a CDS encoding HAD-IB family hydrolase produces the protein MLAESYRGKCVLLTGGTGFLGTAIVEKTLRSLPDLGRLYLVVRPSKDKSADYRFHKDMLGSAAFRRLREELGDGFDGRVAEKVRVLEGDVHAPSLGLGEEDLRELSENVDVVIHSAASVVFDAPLDAAVDSNVRGTVGLLKLAREWSKRPLFMHISTAYVAGNIEGDAPEEPPGKTTPNGTTLDAGEEILGLEAVVGEVENASQERGLLRRFESEARNELGMVGSQEEVAERVDQLRRAWMRERLVERGTERARELGWNDVYTFTKSLAERTVVRERGDSPLVILRPAIIESSFREPYPGWIQGSRMADPIIMAYAKGLLREFPGDPETLVDIVPVDHVVNAILAAGIRRPEEPEVFHVASGQRNPLRYRDLYDHVRDYFVENPLRDSGGRPVQVPEWSFPGRGKVELALKAQLTALQVGGKVADRLPDGHMVSDARQRMARAEKRARMSLYYSRIYGAYANMYAVFSTDRTKALYEGLEPEDKETFPFDVTEVRWREWLHGTHLPALTTRPNRKRRRKVEEKPGEVAAIFDVDGTLVGSNVVSYYAWLRMQELPAAVRPLWLAAFMTKIPYYWGLDKISRAHFNRAFYKNYAGWKPERAKHLGRESFAGFTLERIFPDALERLREHKALGHRVVLLSGALDFLLEPMKDLADDVLCSTLAQENGTYTGELVGTPVAGDARARMLASFARKRNVDLSRSYAYADAISDLPMLEAVGRPVAVNPDRRLRAAAEERGWQIRDWGKERVAKKI, from the coding sequence GTGCTGGCAGAATCTTACAGGGGTAAATGCGTGCTGCTCACGGGCGGGACGGGATTTCTCGGCACCGCGATCGTGGAGAAGACGCTGCGTTCCCTCCCCGACCTCGGCCGGCTCTACCTCGTCGTCCGCCCCTCGAAGGACAAGAGCGCCGACTACCGCTTCCACAAGGACATGCTCGGCTCCGCCGCCTTCAGGAGGCTGCGCGAGGAGCTCGGGGACGGGTTCGACGGGCGCGTCGCGGAGAAGGTAAGGGTGCTCGAAGGGGACGTTCACGCGCCCTCGCTCGGGCTAGGGGAGGAGGACCTGCGGGAGCTTTCGGAGAACGTGGACGTCGTGATCCACTCCGCCGCCTCCGTCGTCTTCGACGCCCCGCTCGACGCCGCCGTGGACTCGAACGTCCGTGGAACCGTAGGCCTGTTGAAGCTCGCCCGCGAATGGTCGAAGAGGCCGCTGTTCATGCACATCTCGACCGCCTACGTCGCGGGGAACATCGAGGGGGATGCGCCGGAAGAGCCGCCCGGGAAGACGACGCCGAACGGGACCACGCTCGACGCGGGGGAGGAGATCCTGGGCCTCGAGGCCGTCGTGGGCGAGGTCGAGAACGCCTCGCAGGAGCGGGGCCTTCTCAGGCGCTTCGAGTCCGAGGCCCGCAACGAGCTCGGGATGGTCGGCAGCCAGGAGGAGGTCGCCGAAAGGGTCGACCAGCTCAGGCGGGCCTGGATGCGCGAGCGGCTCGTCGAAAGAGGCACGGAGCGGGCGCGCGAGCTCGGGTGGAACGACGTCTACACCTTTACGAAGTCGCTCGCCGAGAGGACCGTGGTGCGGGAGCGGGGCGATTCTCCGCTCGTCATCCTGCGGCCCGCGATCATAGAGAGCAGCTTCAGGGAGCCTTACCCGGGCTGGATCCAGGGCTCCCGCATGGCCGACCCGATAATCATGGCCTACGCCAAGGGCCTCCTGCGCGAGTTCCCCGGCGATCCCGAGACCCTGGTCGACATAGTCCCCGTAGACCACGTGGTGAACGCCATCCTCGCCGCCGGTATCAGGCGCCCGGAGGAGCCCGAGGTCTTCCACGTCGCCTCCGGCCAGCGAAACCCCTTGCGCTACCGCGACCTCTACGACCACGTCCGCGACTACTTCGTGGAGAACCCCTTGCGGGACTCGGGCGGGCGCCCGGTGCAGGTGCCGGAGTGGAGCTTTCCCGGGCGGGGCAAGGTGGAGCTGGCGCTCAAGGCGCAGCTCACCGCCCTGCAGGTCGGCGGGAAGGTGGCGGACAGGCTCCCGGACGGGCACATGGTCTCGGACGCCCGCCAGAGGATGGCCCGGGCCGAGAAGCGGGCCAGGATGAGCCTCTACTACAGCCGCATCTACGGCGCCTACGCGAACATGTACGCCGTCTTCTCTACCGACAGGACGAAGGCCCTGTACGAGGGGCTCGAACCAGAGGACAAGGAGACCTTCCCGTTCGACGTTACGGAGGTCCGGTGGCGGGAGTGGTTGCACGGGACGCATTTGCCGGCGCTCACGACGCGGCCCAACCGCAAGAGGCGGCGGAAGGTCGAGGAGAAGCCGGGGGAGGTGGCCGCGATCTTCGACGTCGACGGCACGCTGGTCGGCTCCAACGTCGTCTCGTACTACGCGTGGCTCAGGATGCAGGAGTTGCCGGCCGCCGTGCGGCCCCTGTGGCTAGCGGCGTTTATGACCAAGATCCCGTACTACTGGGGCCTCGACAAGATCAGCCGCGCCCACTTCAACCGCGCCTTCTACAAGAACTACGCCGGCTGGAAACCCGAACGCGCGAAGCACCTCGGCCGCGAGAGCTTCGCGGGCTTCACCCTGGAGCGCATCTTCCCCGACGCCCTCGAAAGGCTGCGCGAGCACAAGGCCCTCGGCCACCGCGTCGTCCTCCTCTCGGGCGCTCTGGACTTCCTGCTCGAACCGATGAAGGATTTGGCAGACGACGTGCTCTGCTCCACCCTGGCCCAGGAGAACGGGACCTACACCGGCGAGCTCGTGGGGACACCCGTCGCCGGCGACGCCCGCGCCAGGATGCTCGCCTCGTTCGCGAGGAAGCGCAACGTGGACCTGTCGCGCTCCTACGCCTACGCGGACGCCATCTCGGATTTGCCGATGCTGGAGGCCGTCGGGCGTCCCGTCGCCGTCAACCCGGACAGGAGGCTCAGGGCGGCGGCGGAGGAGCGGGGGTGGCAGATCCGGGACTGGGGCAAAGAGCGCGTCGCCAAGAAGATCTAG